The Dehalococcoidia bacterium genomic sequence GGCTACGAGACCGCGACCGCGGAGGACGGCATGACGGCGCTGGCGATCGCGGGGTACGATCCGCCAGCGCTGCTGCTCGTGGACATCGGCATGCCCGGCCTCTCCGGCGAGGAGCTGGCGGCGAAGGTGAGCGAACTTTGCGCGGCCGTCGTGCCCTGCATCATCATGTCCGGCAGCGTGCAGTGCCGGACCGAGGCCGACGCCGGCAGCGTGGTGGCCTACCTGCCGAAACCGTTTGAGCTGGACGACCTGTTCCGCGTGGTGCGCGAGCACGCCGGCCCGCCGGCACCGTCCCAGTCGCCCGCGGCCATCGAGTAGGCTCCGCCGTCGGCCGCGCCCGCTTG encodes the following:
- a CDS encoding response regulator encodes the protein MPEVGPRREAARRRILVVDDDPQLCEFVAMALAEQGYETATAEDGMTALAIAGYDPPALLLVDIGMPGLSGEELAAKVSELCAAVVPCIIMSGSVQCRTEADAGSVVAYLPKPFELDDLFRVVREHAGPPAPSQSPAAIE